The following proteins are co-located in the Imtechella halotolerans genome:
- the ggt gene encoding gamma-glutamyltransferase — MIKKFLLVVAITLYACKTEQTILLPTGTTSEKAMVVSAREEASRIGIDIMAKGGNAFDAMVATELALAVSFPYAGNIGGGGFMVFRKSTGETGAIDYREKAPMAAHRDMYLDSLGNVIPGKSTLGATAVGVPGTIAGVFAVHEKYGSLPMEELLEPVIELAEKGVVVTAKQAERLGQYRELIVQVSGATTLFATPFKEGDTIRYPALAHTFRQIQKNGRDEFYKGETAKKLAQFLQEKGGYITEEDLASYEAKWRTPISFSYKDLRVISMSPPSSGGVTLAQIMKMIEPYDLSKYGHNQLKTVQLITEAERRAYADRNHFLGDPDFVDNPVDALLEEAYLKKRMHNFSFEKATPSTEVSHGDIKITESDETTHYSIVDTFGNAVSVTTTINGAYGSKLYNDELGFFLNNEMDDFSVKAGEPNMFGLVGSKANSIEAGKRMLSSMTPTIVEKDGKLWMVVGTPGGSTIITSVLQTILNVYEFNMSMQEAVNAPRFHHQWLPDDLRMEPEGFSNELMEALKNLGYFIDESHAPVIGKVDAILIHTDGVIEGGADKRGDDKAVGL; from the coding sequence ATGATTAAAAAATTCCTTCTAGTTGTTGCAATAACCTTATATGCCTGCAAAACAGAACAAACTATACTACTACCTACTGGAACCACGTCGGAAAAAGCAATGGTTGTCTCAGCCAGAGAAGAAGCTTCTCGTATTGGTATAGACATCATGGCTAAAGGAGGAAATGCATTTGACGCTATGGTCGCTACTGAGTTAGCTCTTGCCGTTTCTTTTCCATATGCAGGAAATATTGGAGGTGGAGGCTTTATGGTGTTTCGAAAATCAACTGGTGAAACCGGGGCCATTGATTATAGAGAAAAAGCCCCAATGGCTGCACATAGAGATATGTATTTGGATTCTTTAGGAAATGTAATACCAGGGAAAAGTACCTTAGGTGCTACTGCTGTAGGTGTTCCTGGTACAATTGCCGGTGTTTTTGCTGTTCATGAAAAATACGGAAGTCTTCCCATGGAAGAACTCTTGGAGCCTGTTATTGAGTTGGCGGAAAAAGGGGTTGTTGTAACCGCTAAACAAGCTGAAAGACTAGGCCAATACAGAGAACTTATAGTTCAGGTAAGTGGTGCCACTACTCTATTTGCTACTCCTTTTAAAGAAGGTGATACTATACGTTATCCAGCGCTGGCTCATACCTTTAGACAGATTCAAAAAAATGGTAGGGATGAATTCTATAAAGGAGAAACAGCTAAAAAACTTGCCCAATTTCTACAGGAAAAAGGTGGATATATTACAGAAGAAGACCTGGCATCTTATGAAGCCAAATGGAGAACACCAATTAGTTTTTCCTACAAAGACTTACGAGTTATTTCAATGTCACCTCCCAGTAGTGGTGGAGTAACACTAGCTCAGATTATGAAAATGATTGAGCCCTATGACCTATCGAAATATGGTCATAATCAACTTAAAACAGTGCAATTAATTACAGAAGCAGAAAGAAGAGCTTATGCAGATAGAAATCATTTTTTAGGTGATCCTGACTTTGTGGATAATCCTGTAGATGCCTTACTAGAAGAAGCGTATCTAAAAAAACGCATGCATAACTTTAGTTTTGAAAAGGCCACCCCTTCTACTGAGGTTTCTCATGGAGACATTAAAATAACTGAAAGTGATGAAACCACTCATTATTCTATAGTAGATACCTTTGGAAATGCGGTATCGGTTACTACGACCATTAATGGTGCATACGGATCTAAGTTGTATAATGATGAACTTGGCTTTTTTCTCAACAATGAAATGGATGATTTTAGTGTGAAGGCAGGAGAGCCAAATATGTTCGGACTAGTGGGCTCGAAAGCCAATAGCATAGAGGCAGGAAAACGAATGTTGAGTAGTATGACGCCTACCATTGTTGAAAAAGATGGAAAATTATGGATGGTTGTTGGTACTCCTGGCGGTTCTACTATTATTACTTCTGTTTTACAAACGATACTTAATGTATATGAGTTTAATATGAGTATGCAAGAGGCTGTTAACGCACCTAGGTTTCATCATCAATGGCTACCTGATGATCTTAGAATGGAGCCTGAAGGATTTTCTAATGAACTTATGGAAGCACTTAAAAATCTAGGATATTTCATCGATGAGTCCCATGCGCCTGTCATAGGAAAAGTAGACGCTATTCTAATACACACAGATGGAGTAATTGAAGGAGGTGCTGATAAACGAGGTGACGATAAAGCGGTTGGTTTATAA